The proteins below come from a single Osmerus mordax isolate fOsmMor3 chromosome 3, fOsmMor3.pri, whole genome shotgun sequence genomic window:
- the LOC136940801 gene encoding 5-demethoxyubiquinone hydroxylase, mitochondrial-like, which translates to MHKVLKPRVLISKSAVWAFCPTRQLCSNDQAVVSLGASCHHGVLPAELDGEERAMLHRMLRVDHAGEFGASRIYAGQMAVLGKTSARTIIQEMWEQEKGHLQTFHEILGENRVRPTALLPLWDIAGFALGASSALLGKEGAMACTAAVEESVSEHYNSQIRELMEADPEKYTKLLLLIKDLRDDEMAHHDTALEHNAESVPGYWLLKNVIQAGCKAAIYASERI; encoded by the exons ATGCACAAGGTTCTGAAACCGCGCGTATTAATAAGCAAATCAGCAGTTTGGGCGTTTTGTCCAACACGGCAACTTTGCTCCAATGACCAAG CTGTAGTGTCTCTCGGGGCGTCGTGTCACCATGGCGTTCTACCCGCGGAGCTGGACGGCGAGGAGCGGGCCATGCTGCACCGCATGCTGCGCGTGGACCATGCCGGGGAGTTCGGCGCTAGCCGCATCTATGCCGGACAGATGGCCGTGCTGGGGAAGACATCAGCACGAACCATCATACAG GAGATGTGGGAACAGGAGAAAGGCCACCTGCAGACGTTCCATGAGATCCTGGGGGAGAACCGCGTCCGGCCCACTGCCCTGTTGCCTCTGTGGGACATCGCTGGCTTCGCCCTGG gagcatCCTCTGCCCTGCTAGGGAAGGAGGGGGCGATGGCGTGCACCGCAGCAGTGGAGGAGAGCGTGTCAGAGCACTACAACAGTCAGATCAGAGAACTCATGGAGGCAGACCCAGAGAAGTACACTAAGCTGCTGCTG CTGATTAAAGATCTCCGTGACGACGAGATGGCCCACCATGACACTGCGCTGGAACACAACGCTGAATCA GTACCGGGCTATTGGCTTCTAAAGAACGTCATACAGGCCGGATGCAAAGCAGCAATCTATGCTTCGGAGCGAATCTAG
- the LOC136938143 gene encoding inositol 1,4,5-trisphosphate receptor-interacting protein-like 2: protein MSVYTLNLRVFWPLFTCVLTGLVVLHHMAHRLSPEPGPEPGQEAREEDCNDQAPPVLLSLAKLILAVVACYLFIRFCSGRPGRARRGASEPADTQPKSGSSRRELLEDYYERWVRLSPHVVGHSKANVAKLVSDLVRAGRTDVAPESSLAFRGDFLQVGSSYEEHKVGSPDGFDILVPLRLPRGLRLEPREDKGRVSMKDKREKGCGKKGNSVVEEKGEERVEERGERSREEHDGSVPRYSLETPRREEWVRKNRPFADTFLRLHPRGSPPSSSAGPGGGAAGGGAYRLTPESVVRWFYPAVQRCLATVRYQYEQRCTLSLTLSEDRLQLRLTPRSDYVCCHISMAIRLLPALPLGDGLFLVPAEPPPPTTAAPLDLSPSGARGQRDLWTLYFPRQEQKLLGWLRGRVPQGSCHLRCLQLVKAIRDLGGRALDSQGGALWRSVLSSYALKTAWLRLLLATPPEAWEERHLVARVEDLLRGLRESLQERSLQHLFLGGEGSAGGLPDSVPLPRLVKEAAAMGGGLGGNLWAGVPPGALDLVAGRLAYAWSHLHRLIRLGRPPRSSLGLGRAAHAHCQHLEAD from the exons atgagcgTGTACACGCTGAACCTCAGGGTCTTCTGGCCTCTCTTCACCTGCGTGCTGACCGGCCTGGTTGTCCTACACCACATGGCTCACAGACTAAGCCCAGAGCCAGGCCCCGAACCCGGGCaagaggccagggaggaggactGCAACGACCAGGCGCCAccggtcctcctctccctggccaaACTCATCCTGGCCGTCGTAGCTTGTTATCTCTTCATCAG GTTCTGCTCCGGTCGCCCAGGCAGGGCGAGGAGAGGAGCCTCCGAGCCCGCCGACACGCAACCGAAATCGGGCTCGTCTCGCAGGGAGCTCCTGGAGGACTACTATGAGCGCTGGGTGCGTCTCTCTCCCCACGTGGTGGGCCACAGCAAAGCCAACGTGGCCAAGCTGGTGAGCGACCTGGTGAGGGCAGGACGCACCGACGTCGCCCCGGAATCCTCTCTGGCGTTTCGCGGAGACTTTCTCCAA GTGGGCAGCTCGTACGAGGAGCACAAGGTGGGTTCTCCAGACGGCTTCGACATCCTGGTTCCTCTGAGGCTGCCCCGGGGCCTCCGACTGGAGCCCAGG GAGGACAAGGGGAGGGTTAGCATGAAGgacaagagggagaaagggtgcGGAAAGAAAGGGAACAGTGTggtagaggagaagggggaggaaagggtggaggagagaggggagaggagcagggaggagcatGATGGGTCGGTACCTCGCTACAGTCTGGAGACCCCTCGGCGCGAGGAGTGGGTGCGCAAGAACCGCCCCTTCGCCGACACGTTCCTGCGGTTACACCCTCGAGGCTCGCCGCCGAGCTCCTCCGCCGGGCCGGGGGGCGGGGCCGCGGGGGGCGGAGCCTACCGACTGACCCCGGAGTCCGTCGTCCGCTGGTTCTACCCGGCGGTCCAGCGTTGCCTGGCGACCGTGCGCTACCAGTACGAGCAGCGCTGCACGCTGAGCCTCACGCTCTCCGAGGACCGCCTCCAGCTCCGCCTCACGCCGCGCTCCGACTACGTCTGCTGCCACATCTCCATGGCGATACGCCTGCTGCCCGCCCTCCCCCTCGGCGACGGGCTCTTCCTGGTTCCCGCCGAGCCGCCTCCCCCGACGACGGCGGCGCCCCTCGACCTCTCGCCGTCCGGGGCCAGAGGTCAGAGGGACCTGTGGACGCTGTATTTCCCCCGGCAGGAGCAGAAGCTCCTGGGCTGGCTGAGAGGACGCGTCCCCCAGGGCTCCTGTCACCTCCGCTGTCTCCAGCTGGTCAAGGCCATCCGGGACCTCGGGGGACGGGCCCTGGACAGCCAGGGCGGGGCCCTCTGGAGGTCGGTACTCTCCTCCTACGCCTTAAAAACAGCCTGGCTGCGCCTGCTCCTCGCCACCCCTCCGGAGGCCTGGGAGGAGCGCCATCTGGTGGCCAGGGTGGAAGACCTTCTCCGGGGCCTGAGGGAGAGTCTCCAGGAGCGCAGCCTCCAGCATCTCTTCCTGGGGGGCGAGGGCTCCGCCGGCGGGCTCCCAGACTCCGTGCCTCTCCCCAGGCTGGTGAAGGAGGCAGCCGCGATGGGGGGCGGCCTAGGGGGGAACCTGTGGGCCGGGGTGCCCCCGGGGGCTCTGGACCTGGTGGCGGGGAGGCTGGCTTACGCGTGGAGCCACCTCCACAGGCTGATCCGGCTGGGACGGCCCCCGAGGAGCAGCCTGGGTCTGGGGCGAGCGGCCCACGCCCACTGCCAGCACCTGGAGGCTGACTGA